In Topomyia yanbarensis strain Yona2022 chromosome 2, ASM3024719v1, whole genome shotgun sequence, one DNA window encodes the following:
- the LOC131681561 gene encoding uncharacterized protein LOC131681561, protein MDMTDKGESNNASENDEALNYIKNLLNDAGTIPIDVDLDTYEIHLPPWYDEEKFKRGQQFYIRNMAGTMTAALCGLIAVFAIPAILDVLMFTNKSSVPETAYRRYVLTILHTLNWYWEELKPGSNGWKSLEYVRRIHVVSSKQANAKTSKMLISQQVMAITQFGFIGYVMISHQKLGIQYDEDGAEGFVHFWRTIGYMLGIQDRYNLCTDSVAQSKRRMEVMNELIIRPALQVSSTDFKHMTKAMVDGLWCFSTFMEYDAFMFLTRRLSNTPGHYYWHNEPHDTSKAVYKELGWYSRIMLNIILVIHEILLNYAVLRWYFNWHGHINTYVVNRYFPWLAMLKYGIKNAYVRIVY, encoded by the exons ATGGATATGACCGATAAAGGCGAGTCAAATAATGCATCTGAAAACg ATGAAGCATTAAATTACATAAAAAATCTACTGAATGATGCTGGCACAATACCAATCGATGTCGATCTTGACACCTATGAGATTCATTTGCCTCCATGGTATgatgaagaaaaatttaaacg AGGTCAACAATTTTATATTCGAAATATGGCTGGCACCATGACAGCTGCACTATGTGGTTTAATTGCCGTCTTTGCCATACCGGCCATTCTGGATGTATTGATGTTCACGAACAAATCGTCCGTGCCAGAGACGGCGTACAGACGCTACGTATTGACAATTTTGCACACACTTAACTGGTACTGGGAAGAGCTGAAGCCAGGTTCCAA CGGCTGGAAATCTTTAGAATACGTACGCCGAATCCATGTAGTCAGTAGTAAGCAAGCCAACGCAAAAACCTCCAAGATGCTCATATCACAACAAGTTATGGCAATTACCCAGTTTGGCTTTATTGG GTATGTCATGATAAGCCACCAAAAATTAGGAATTCAATACGATGAAGATGGTGCAGAAGGATTCGTTCATTTTTGGAGAACTATTGGTTATATGCTTGGGATTCAAGATCG ATACAATCTGTGCACAGACAGCGTCGCTCAGTCGAAGCGCAGAATGGAGGTGATGAACGAGCTGATTATACGTCCGGCCCTGCAGGTTTCCAGTACTGATTTCAAACACATGACTAAAGCGATGGTCGACGGCTTGTGGTGCTTCAGTACCTTTATGGAGTATGATGCGTTCATGTTTCTGACCAGACGTCTTTCGAACACTCCCGGTCACTACTACTGGCATAATGAACCGCATGATACTTCCAAAGCAGTGTACAAAGAGCTCGGTTGGTACAGTCGAATAATGCTGAACATAATTCTAGTTATACATGAAATTCTGCTGAATTACGCTGTTCTTCGGTGGTATTTCAACTGGCATGGACACATCAATACGTATGTGGTGAACAGGTATTTTCCGTGGTTAGCCATGTTGAAATATGGAATTAAAAATGCCTACGTAAGGATTGTTTACTAG